The proteins below are encoded in one region of Natronospira bacteriovora:
- a CDS encoding DUF1499 domain-containing protein produces the protein MLRVSTDRVRQWLPVAAWLLLAAAIVALALLALAGPAYRSGLLELSSAFGLFRYGAWTGLLVALLALPVAGLCLWLGRAHQSLAVALIALLIGAISVGLPYSWLQKARSVPPIHDISTDTEEPPAFEAIAPLRADAPNPVAYAGEETARQQREAYPDLETMILNVDRNTAVEAAVHVAQSMRWILVDVDAPEGRIEATATTRWFGFKDDVVIRIRETTRGSELDIRSKSRVGRSDVGANAERIREFRARLEARLQEDMP, from the coding sequence ATGCTTCGGGTTTCCACCGACCGTGTTCGTCAATGGCTACCCGTGGCTGCCTGGCTGCTGCTGGCCGCTGCCATCGTGGCTCTGGCTCTGCTTGCCCTTGCCGGGCCTGCGTATCGCAGTGGACTGCTGGAGCTGTCCAGCGCCTTCGGCCTGTTCCGGTACGGCGCGTGGACCGGCCTGCTGGTGGCACTGCTTGCCCTGCCCGTGGCCGGACTCTGCCTCTGGCTGGGTCGGGCACATCAGAGTCTGGCGGTGGCCCTGATTGCATTGCTGATTGGCGCCATCAGCGTGGGGCTTCCCTACAGCTGGCTGCAGAAAGCCCGCTCCGTCCCGCCCATTCACGATATCAGCACCGACACCGAGGAGCCTCCGGCCTTCGAGGCCATCGCACCATTGCGGGCGGATGCCCCCAATCCGGTGGCGTACGCCGGTGAGGAAACGGCCCGGCAGCAACGGGAGGCCTACCCTGACCTGGAGACAATGATCCTGAATGTGGACAGGAACACGGCCGTGGAAGCCGCCGTCCATGTGGCGCAGTCCATGCGCTGGATACTGGTGGACGTGGACGCCCCCGAAGGCCGGATCGAGGCGACGGCCACTACCCGCTGGTTCGGCTTCAAGGACGATGTGGTCATCCGCATCCGGGAAACCACCCGGGGCAGTGAACTGGACATTCGCTCCAAATCCCGGGTGGGTCGTTCGGACGTGGGCGCCAATGCGGAACGCATTCGTGAGTTCCGAGCCCGGCTCGAGGCGCGACTGCAGGAAGATATGCCCTGA
- the pdxH gene encoding pyridoxamine 5'-phosphate oxidase has translation MSQTGIHEDSAANDPFEQFRIWWDDAQARSGMNEPTGMSLATADAEGRPSNRIVLLKYWDRRGFTFFTNYNSRKGRELLENPWASLLFWWDKLRRQIRVQGPVEKLPEQESDAYFASRPRGSQIGAWASQQSRPLDSRDTLSQRVAELEKEFGDGPITRPLHWGGFRVVPHEIEFWDDGAHRLHDRIVYRRQGQQWLTERLYP, from the coding sequence ATGAGTCAGACAGGCATTCACGAAGACAGCGCCGCCAACGACCCCTTCGAGCAGTTCCGCATCTGGTGGGACGACGCTCAGGCCCGCTCCGGCATGAATGAGCCCACCGGCATGAGCCTGGCCACGGCGGACGCCGAGGGTCGACCGTCAAACCGCATCGTTCTGCTGAAATACTGGGATCGACGCGGCTTTACCTTCTTCACCAACTACAACAGCCGCAAGGGCCGTGAACTACTGGAGAACCCCTGGGCTTCCCTGCTCTTCTGGTGGGACAAGCTGCGCCGCCAGATTCGTGTTCAGGGGCCGGTGGAGAAACTGCCGGAACAGGAATCGGACGCCTATTTTGCCAGCCGCCCGCGAGGCAGCCAGATCGGCGCCTGGGCCTCCCAGCAGAGCCGCCCCCTGGACAGCCGGGATACCCTGAGCCAGCGAGTGGCGGAACTGGAGAAGGAGTTTGGTGACGGCCCCATCACCCGTCCGTTGCACTGGGGTGGCTTTCGGGTCGTTCCACACGAGATCGAGTTCTGGGACGATGGTGCTCACCGCCTGCATGACCGCATCGTTTACCGTCGCCAGGGCCAGCAGTGGCTGACCGAGCGGCTCTATCCCTGA
- a CDS encoding ArsJ-associated glyceraldehyde-3-phosphate dehydrogenase, with translation MNPNERPRTQAQDDTVSSIIINGFGRMGRLALRHGFDRPGMNFIRINDPNMDADLAAHLLAFDSIHGRWHHAVDSDGDHLIIGKQRIAFSQAASLTELARFASADIALECSGRYRDAEALGPWQQLSAHCVVSAPVKGGAPNVVVGVNDSDFDPSRDRVVSAASCTTNCLAPVVKVVHEAFGIRHGAITTIHDATNTQRVIDSAHRDFRRARATGENLIPTTTGSAKAITVIFPELEGRLNGMAVRVPILNASLTDAVFELERAVSEEEVNAALKAAAEGELNGVLGYEDRPLVSSDYRGDTRSSIVDGLSTMVVDGTQLKVVAWYDNETGYVCRMLDLVDRIRTS, from the coding sequence ATGAACCCCAATGAACGACCCCGCACCCAAGCACAGGACGACACCGTGAGCTCCATCATCATCAATGGCTTCGGCCGCATGGGCCGCCTGGCGCTTCGCCACGGCTTCGACCGCCCGGGCATGAACTTCATCCGCATCAACGACCCGAACATGGATGCCGACCTGGCCGCCCACCTGTTGGCCTTCGATTCCATTCATGGTCGCTGGCATCATGCGGTCGACAGTGATGGTGACCACCTCATCATCGGGAAGCAGCGAATTGCCTTCAGCCAGGCCGCCTCACTGACGGAGCTGGCCCGCTTCGCTTCGGCGGACATCGCCCTGGAATGCTCGGGCCGCTACCGTGATGCCGAAGCCCTTGGCCCCTGGCAGCAGCTCAGTGCCCACTGCGTGGTATCGGCCCCGGTCAAGGGTGGTGCACCCAATGTGGTTGTCGGCGTCAATGACAGCGACTTCGACCCCAGCCGGGACCGGGTGGTCTCTGCCGCTTCCTGTACCACCAACTGCCTTGCCCCCGTGGTCAAGGTTGTCCACGAGGCATTCGGGATCCGTCATGGCGCCATCACCACCATTCATGATGCAACCAATACCCAGCGCGTCATCGATTCCGCCCACCGGGATTTTCGTCGTGCCCGGGCCACCGGCGAGAACCTGATACCGACCACGACCGGTTCCGCCAAAGCCATCACGGTGATTTTCCCCGAACTGGAAGGCCGCCTGAACGGCATGGCCGTGCGGGTCCCCATACTCAATGCCTCACTGACCGACGCCGTGTTCGAGCTGGAGCGGGCCGTCAGCGAGGAGGAAGTCAATGCGGCACTGAAGGCCGCTGCCGAGGGTGAGCTGAATGGCGTGCTGGGCTACGAAGATCGGCCACTGGTCTCCAGCGATTATCGCGGGGATACCCGGTCATCCATCGTGGATGGCCTGTCGACCATGGTGGTGGATGGCACTCAATTGAAGGTGGTGGCCTGGTATGACAATGAGACGGGCTATGTCTGCCGGATGCTTGATCTGGTGGATCGCATCAGGACTTCCTGA
- a CDS encoding alpha/beta fold hydrolase, whose protein sequence is MKPSQWYQPQQLIDLGGQRLYVHDVGDGPVLLCLHGLPGASWSWHKLMPHLDGFRVIAPDLLGFGHSDKPGDARYSVVAHSDRMEDLLKALDIRDFHVMGQGLGAMIGLELMARAEGREAEELDPRINPLSLFLINAPIFPELSEPPRAERWLASQFGELLKFVASRNLFWQYLNELSGPYSRPTPMEVKQLWQLLKRNEGRWILPAHARYHQELMKRSKRWVRALRETRRPLRLVAGPEDPVAGHRLEAAFRRALPDLRREMIGKLGHAPQFESADKLSPLLKAFHNTLRS, encoded by the coding sequence ATGAAACCATCACAGTGGTACCAGCCACAGCAGCTCATTGATCTCGGGGGGCAGCGCCTTTACGTCCACGACGTGGGCGATGGCCCGGTGCTGCTCTGTCTGCATGGCCTGCCCGGTGCATCATGGAGCTGGCACAAGCTCATGCCCCACCTGGATGGGTTTCGGGTCATTGCCCCCGATCTGCTCGGCTTCGGTCATTCCGACAAGCCCGGCGATGCACGCTACTCAGTGGTTGCCCACAGTGATCGCATGGAAGATCTGCTCAAGGCGCTGGATATTCGTGATTTCCATGTCATGGGCCAGGGCCTGGGGGCCATGATCGGGCTTGAGTTGATGGCACGTGCCGAAGGCCGTGAAGCGGAAGAACTTGATCCGCGCATCAACCCGCTGAGTCTGTTCCTGATCAATGCACCCATCTTCCCGGAACTATCGGAACCACCTCGCGCTGAACGTTGGCTGGCAAGCCAGTTCGGGGAGTTGCTGAAGTTTGTCGCTAGCAGAAATCTTTTCTGGCAGTACCTAAACGAGCTCTCCGGCCCATACAGTCGACCTACACCGATGGAGGTAAAGCAGCTTTGGCAATTGCTGAAACGGAATGAAGGTCGCTGGATACTGCCTGCCCACGCCCGCTATCACCAGGAACTGATGAAACGCAGCAAACGATGGGTTCGTGCATTGAGAGAAACCCGCCGCCCCCTGCGTCTGGTTGCCGGCCCGGAAGATCCAGTGGCCGGCCACCGTCTGGAAGCGGCCTTTCGTCGGGCGCTACCGGATTTGCGGCGGGAAATGATCGGAAAACTGGGCCATGCGCCGCAGTTCGAGTCGGCGGACAAGCTTTCACCCCTGTTGAAAGCCTTCCACAACACGCTTCGCAGCTAA
- a CDS encoding FAD-dependent oxidoreductase yields MIKRILLIAVVISLIAAFFLSGLDRYLDFEFLQAQREALQRLIVEQPLLTMGGYFLLYVLVTALSIPGAAVMTLAGGFIFGLLWGTLLVSVASTLGATAAFLIARFLFRDSVQQRYGDRLRAVNRGIEREGAFYLFALRLVPVFPFFVINIAMGLTPIRTLTFLLVSWAGMLPATIVYVNAGTQLARIDGPGDVLSPALIASFVLLGLFPLVARRLLAIFKRRKALRGWKKPKRFDRNLIVIGAGSGGLVAALIAAAVRARVSLIERDRMGGDCLNTGCVPSKALIRSATFKAAVEHSGKLGFPEASAPVDFPAVMERVQRVIRTIEPHDSVERFESLGVDCIQGEAKIVSPWEVAVNGRHLSSRHIIIATGSSPLIPPIPGLKDVDYLTSDTLWSLREQPRRLVVLGGGPIGCELSQAFARLGSQVTQVEMASHLLGREDADVADYTRRILERDGVDVRLGHKAVKCEQRPEGGFGLITEVDGEEVTIEGDRLLVAVGRKPVTEGLGLEELGVRLNANGTIETDEFLRSSIPTIHACGDVAGPFQFTHAASHQAWHAAVNALFGWARRFRVDYRFLPWVTFTDPQVARLGLNEHNAREQGVAHEVTRYDFEGLDRAIVDESAEGFIKVLTPPGKDRILGVTIVGPQAGELISQFTLAMKNGIGLNRLLSTIYPYPTFSEANKFAAGNWKKAHAPEGVLRWLERLHAWRR; encoded by the coding sequence GTGATCAAGCGCATCCTGCTGATCGCGGTCGTGATCTCACTGATCGCCGCTTTTTTCCTCTCGGGTCTGGATCGTTATCTGGATTTCGAGTTCCTCCAGGCCCAGCGGGAGGCGCTCCAGCGGCTCATTGTCGAGCAGCCGCTGCTGACCATGGGGGGGTATTTTCTCCTCTACGTGCTGGTGACGGCCCTGTCCATTCCGGGCGCGGCCGTCATGACCCTGGCCGGTGGTTTCATCTTCGGCCTGCTCTGGGGAACCCTGCTGGTTTCGGTGGCCTCCACCCTCGGTGCAACCGCGGCTTTCCTGATCGCCCGTTTTCTCTTCCGTGACAGCGTCCAGCAGCGTTACGGGGACCGCCTTCGGGCCGTCAATCGTGGCATCGAGCGGGAAGGGGCCTTCTACCTCTTTGCCCTGCGCCTGGTGCCGGTCTTTCCCTTCTTCGTCATCAACATCGCCATGGGTCTGACCCCCATACGGACCCTGACCTTTCTGCTGGTCAGCTGGGCGGGCATGTTGCCGGCCACCATCGTCTACGTGAATGCCGGCACCCAGCTGGCCCGTATTGACGGGCCGGGAGACGTGTTGTCGCCGGCCCTGATCGCTTCTTTCGTCCTGTTGGGTCTTTTCCCCCTGGTCGCCCGTCGCCTGCTGGCCATTTTCAAGCGTCGCAAGGCCCTGCGGGGCTGGAAGAAACCGAAGCGCTTCGATCGCAATCTGATTGTCATCGGCGCCGGCTCCGGTGGTCTGGTCGCCGCCCTGATTGCCGCCGCGGTACGCGCCAGGGTCAGCCTGATCGAGCGCGACCGCATGGGCGGTGACTGCCTCAATACCGGCTGTGTGCCGTCCAAGGCCTTGATACGTTCGGCGACGTTCAAGGCCGCCGTGGAACATTCCGGGAAGCTCGGTTTTCCCGAAGCCAGCGCACCCGTTGATTTCCCGGCCGTGATGGAACGGGTGCAGCGGGTCATTCGCACCATTGAGCCGCATGATTCGGTGGAACGATTCGAATCCCTCGGGGTGGATTGTATCCAGGGGGAGGCGAAGATTGTTTCACCCTGGGAAGTGGCGGTGAACGGCCGGCATCTGAGCAGCCGGCATATCATCATCGCCACGGGTTCGTCCCCGCTGATTCCCCCCATCCCCGGCCTGAAGGATGTGGATTACCTGACCAGTGACACGCTCTGGTCCCTGCGGGAGCAGCCCCGTCGGCTGGTGGTGCTGGGGGGCGGGCCCATCGGCTGTGAGCTGTCGCAGGCCTTCGCCCGGCTGGGCTCGCAGGTCACTCAGGTGGAAATGGCGTCGCACCTACTGGGGCGGGAAGACGCGGATGTGGCCGACTACACTCGCCGAATCCTGGAACGGGACGGTGTCGATGTCCGCCTTGGCCACAAGGCAGTGAAGTGCGAGCAGCGTCCCGAGGGCGGCTTTGGGCTGATCACGGAAGTGGATGGCGAGGAAGTGACCATTGAGGGGGACCGGCTGCTGGTGGCCGTGGGGCGCAAACCGGTCACCGAGGGCCTGGGTCTGGAAGAACTGGGTGTGCGTCTCAACGCCAACGGCACCATCGAGACCGATGAGTTCCTGCGCAGCTCGATCCCGACCATCCACGCCTGTGGTGACGTGGCCGGCCCTTTTCAGTTCACCCATGCCGCCTCCCATCAGGCCTGGCATGCGGCGGTCAATGCCCTGTTTGGCTGGGCAAGGCGATTCCGGGTGGACTATCGTTTCCTGCCCTGGGTGACCTTTACCGATCCGCAGGTCGCCCGCCTGGGGCTGAATGAACACAATGCCCGTGAGCAGGGCGTGGCCCACGAAGTGACCCGTTACGATTTCGAAGGCCTTGATCGTGCCATCGTCGACGAATCCGCCGAAGGCTTCATCAAGGTTCTGACACCGCCAGGAAAGGATCGCATTCTGGGCGTGACCATTGTCGGTCCACAGGCGGGGGAGCTGATCAGCCAGTTCACGCTGGCCATGAAAAACGGGATCGGGCTCAACAGGCTGTTGTCGACGATCTACCCCTACCCCACGTTCAGTGAGGCCAACAAGTTTGCGGCGGGCAACTGGAAGAAGGCCCATGCCCCCGAGGGTGTGCTGCGCTGGCTGGAGCGCCTTCACGCCTGGCGGCGATAG
- the arsS gene encoding arsenosugar biosynthesis radical SAM (seleno)protein ArsS (Some members of this family are selenoproteins.), which produces MRDTLPKLEKIPFPGLRRARLDTLQMNLGYLCNLSCVHCHVAAGPNRTELMDWGTMETALAFMERQKIRTLDVTGGSPEMNPHFRRLFQAAHELGVHLMDRCNPTIIEEAGFDWIPGFLAEHRVQVVASLPCYQSDNVEKQRGKGSFDKSIRGLQKLNELGYGDPDSGLELDLVYNPVGAHLPPEQSQLEQDYRAFLEHEFGLRFNRLFALANMPIKRWGSLLLSTGQFDDYMDTLRQSHRPENLAGVMCRDLISVDWQGFVYDCDFNQMLELGLGGERVHLADLLDRNLEGHPIRVSGHCYGCTAGQGSSCGGALSDNSAERPAIING; this is translated from the coding sequence ATGCGCGATACATTGCCCAAGCTGGAAAAGATCCCCTTCCCCGGTCTCCGGCGTGCCCGGCTGGACACGCTGCAGATGAACCTGGGCTACCTCTGCAACCTGTCCTGCGTTCATTGTCATGTGGCCGCCGGCCCCAATCGTACCGAACTCATGGACTGGGGCACCATGGAAACCGCACTGGCATTCATGGAGCGGCAGAAGATCCGCACCCTGGACGTGACCGGGGGGTCCCCGGAAATGAACCCGCATTTCCGCCGGTTGTTCCAGGCCGCCCATGAGCTGGGCGTTCACCTCATGGATCGCTGCAACCCCACCATCATCGAGGAAGCCGGCTTTGACTGGATTCCCGGCTTTCTCGCGGAGCATCGGGTTCAGGTGGTGGCCTCCCTGCCCTGCTATCAGTCCGACAATGTGGAAAAACAGCGCGGAAAGGGCAGCTTTGACAAAAGCATTCGCGGCCTGCAGAAGCTGAATGAGCTGGGTTACGGTGATCCGGATTCCGGGCTGGAACTGGATCTGGTGTACAACCCGGTGGGGGCGCACCTGCCGCCTGAACAGTCTCAGCTGGAGCAGGACTACCGGGCGTTTCTGGAGCATGAATTCGGTCTTCGCTTCAACCGTCTGTTCGCGCTGGCCAACATGCCCATCAAGCGCTGGGGCAGCCTGCTGCTGTCCACCGGACAGTTCGATGACTACATGGACACCCTGCGCCAGTCGCACCGCCCCGAAAATCTGGCTGGCGTCATGTGCCGTGACCTGATCAGCGTGGACTGGCAAGGCTTTGTCTACGACTGCGACTTCAACCAGATGCTGGAACTGGGCCTGGGCGGCGAGCGCGTTCACCTGGCCGACCTCCTGGACAGGAACCTTGAAGGCCATCCGATCCGGGTCTCCGGACACTGTTACGGCTGTACCGCCGGGCAGGGCTCCAGCTGCGGCGGCGCGCTCAGCGATAACAGCGCTGAAAGGCCTGCTATCATCAACGGCTGA
- the arsJ gene encoding organoarsenical effux MFS transporter ArsJ — MERVRQLPEAIRQYMVVTMAYWSFTITDGALRMLVLLYFYQLGYSPFEVAMLFVLYELFGVITNLLGGWIGARFGLHRTLFAGMFLQVVALLMLTVPEAWLGVIYVMLAQALSGIAKDLNKMSAKSSVKLLVPAGESGRLFKWVAALTGSKNALKGVGFFVGSALLGTIGFQVGVLAMAVWIAVFFLLSLILLRRGMGQASGKTPFRQILSKSRAVNYLSAARFFLFGARDIWFVVALPVFLQGVLGWSHVQVGTFMALWVIGYGVVQSLAPRFARLQGRDSAHGGRRAAIAWAIALALSLALMVVALDAGFSPAATLIIGLGLFGFLFAINSSLHSWLILEYARGDGVSLDVGFYYMANAAGRLVGTLLSGLVYQFHGLSGCLLAALAFILLSSLIATALPKPAAPSERRCQS, encoded by the coding sequence ATGGAGCGTGTAAGACAACTTCCGGAAGCCATCCGCCAGTACATGGTGGTCACCATGGCCTACTGGTCCTTCACCATCACCGATGGTGCGCTTCGCATGCTGGTGCTGCTGTATTTCTACCAGCTGGGTTACTCGCCCTTCGAAGTGGCCATGCTGTTCGTGCTCTACGAACTGTTCGGTGTAATCACGAATCTGCTGGGGGGCTGGATCGGGGCACGCTTCGGTCTCCATCGGACGCTGTTTGCGGGGATGTTCCTGCAGGTGGTGGCGCTGCTGATGCTCACCGTGCCGGAGGCCTGGCTGGGCGTGATCTACGTGATGCTGGCCCAGGCACTGTCGGGGATCGCCAAGGACCTCAACAAGATGAGCGCCAAGAGCAGCGTAAAGCTGCTGGTGCCGGCCGGAGAAAGCGGCCGACTGTTCAAGTGGGTGGCCGCCCTGACCGGATCCAAGAACGCGCTCAAGGGGGTGGGGTTCTTCGTGGGCAGCGCCCTGTTGGGCACCATCGGCTTTCAGGTCGGCGTGCTGGCCATGGCGGTCTGGATTGCCGTGTTCTTCCTGCTCAGCCTGATCCTGCTGCGGCGCGGCATGGGCCAGGCCAGTGGCAAGACGCCCTTCCGGCAGATTCTCTCCAAGAGCCGCGCCGTCAACTATCTGTCGGCTGCCCGCTTCTTCCTTTTCGGCGCGCGGGATATCTGGTTCGTGGTGGCCCTGCCGGTTTTCCTGCAGGGCGTACTGGGCTGGAGCCACGTGCAGGTGGGGACCTTCATGGCGCTCTGGGTGATCGGCTACGGTGTGGTGCAGTCACTGGCACCACGCTTCGCCCGCCTGCAGGGCCGGGACTCCGCCCACGGCGGACGACGCGCCGCCATTGCCTGGGCCATTGCACTGGCCCTGTCCCTCGCCCTGATGGTGGTCGCCCTTGATGCGGGTTTCTCGCCGGCGGCAACCCTGATCATCGGGCTTGGCCTGTTCGGCTTCCTGTTCGCCATCAACTCCTCCCTGCACTCCTGGCTGATCCTGGAATACGCCCGGGGCGACGGCGTCTCGCTGGACGTGGGTTTCTACTACATGGCCAATGCCGCCGGCCGCCTGGTGGGTACCCTGTTGTCGGGGCTGGTGTACCAGTTCCATGGCCTGAGTGGCTGTCTGCTGGCAGCACTCGCCTTCATTTTGCTGTCCTCACTGATTGCCACGGCGCTGCCAAAGCCGGCAGCACCGAGCGAGCGTCGCTGCCAAAGCTGA
- a CDS encoding ArsR/SmtB family transcription factor, giving the protein MEKNDAINALSALAQDSRLTLFRWLVRRHPNPASAGEIGDALGLAPATLSFHLATLERAGLIQHRRQGRSRLYQARLVTMNALMAYLFEDCCEGNPAACPEGLITRLRQNHEPQ; this is encoded by the coding sequence ATGGAAAAGAACGATGCCATCAATGCCCTGTCGGCCCTCGCCCAGGACAGCCGCCTCACCCTGTTCCGCTGGCTGGTCAGACGCCACCCCAACCCCGCCTCGGCCGGTGAGATCGGCGATGCACTCGGGCTGGCACCGGCCACGCTCAGCTTTCATCTGGCGACCCTGGAACGGGCAGGCCTGATCCAGCATCGCCGCCAGGGGCGCAGCCGCCTGTACCAGGCCCGCCTGGTCACCATGAATGCGCTCATGGCCTATCTCTTCGAGGACTGCTGCGAGGGCAACCCCGCGGCCTGCCCGGAAGGGCTGATCACCCGTCTTCGGCAGAATCATGAACCCCAATGA